The genomic region GTACTGCATGCAGCCACGGCCCAGAATCGACGAGAAAGAGTGCGTCATCGACGAGATGTTTCTCGCGGAGTTCCGCAAGGAACATCTCGGTAATCGCTTGATTTCTCGTCGGAACAAGCTTCACGTGCAGCAATCGGTTCGTTTCAGGATCGACCGCAGCGTACAGCCAGAACTGCTCGTCATTCAGTTGGATCACGGTCACGTCAACTGCGACGTGATCCGGCTCGGCGCCGTCACGGAGCTGTAACTCTGCTTTCTGCACCCAGTTGTGCACGGTCGCTCAACACCGTTCGACACCCAGCTTATCGAGAATAGAGATGGTATCCGACAGTGATAGTCCCGCCAAATGAAGTCGGATACCGAACTCCATCGCTGGCTCGGGTGTCGCCTCTCGCTCCACAAAATCTAACTCGAAGCAGTCGGTATCTTCGATGAGGCGGGCGATTTCTGGCATGGACACCTAGAAATCACACCGCCTCGTTCTTCAGATCTTATCTGAACACCGCCCTCTCTCGAACCCAAAGGACTTTGACGCGATCTCCCGACCAGATATCCGGATGACGTACTCAGTTGCGGTCATAGGCACGGGTGCGGAACCGGACGACCCTGGTGGAGACGGGTATGCGATGGCGTACCACCACGGGGGCGGCTACGAGAAACACGCCGACTGTGAGCTCGTCGCGTGTGCGGACATCGTCCCCGAGAACGCGCGGGCGTTCGCCGGCGAGTTCGGAATCCGCGACGACGCGATCTTCGAGGATTACGGCGAAATGCTCACGGCCGTCGAACCGGACATCGTCTCGGTCTGCGTGCCGCCGACGCTCCACGCCGAGATCGCGATCGATTGCATCAAGAGCGGCGTCGTCGACGCCGTCCACTGCGAGAAGCCGATGGCCGACTCATACGGCGGCGCGCGGCGCATGACAGAAGCGGCCGCCGATAGGGGGGTCCAGCTGACGTTCAACCACCAGCGGCGGTTCAGCGACGCGGTGCGGACGGCGAAGGATTTGCTTGACTCGGGCGAGATCGGCGGCCTAGAGCGCGTCGAGTTCGCCGCGCCGGTCGGGCTCCTCGACTACGGCTCCCACTCGTTCGATCTCTGTAATTACTTCAACGACGAGCGATCCGCGGAGTGGGTCATGGGACAGATCCATTATGATGAGGAGAACGTCCTGTTCGGGACTCACAACGAGAACCAAGCCATCGTCCACTGGGAGTACGAGAACGGCGTCCACGGCGTCGGCGCGTCCGACAGTACCGGAACTGGCGGCCCCGCGGCCGGGATCTCCTGTCACAACCGACTGGTCGGCTCCGATGGTGTCATCGAAGTCGGCCCCGAGAGCGAGGACGGAGACGAGGATCTTCCACCCCTTCGAATCCGACGCAATGGCGAGGACTGGAAACCGATCAAGACCGAAGACGGGCTCCACGGCTGGGAGTTCATCGACCGCGCGGTCGCCGAGAACGTCCGCTGTCTGCAGCGCGGCGAGACGCCTGAACTCGCCGCCGAAAACGCTCTGAGCGCGACCGAGCTGATCTTCGGCGCGTGGGAGTCGTCGCGCCGACGGGGGCGGGTGGATCTGCCGCTCGAGATCGACGGGAATCCGCTCCGAGAGATGATCGATACCGGGGAGTTGACGCCGGAACCGGCGGGTGATGACTGATGACCGACCTGTCCGTCTGTGTCGAGATGGTGTACGACGGCCCGTTTCCCGAACGGATTCAGCGCGCGGCCAACGCCGGCGTTGACGCGATCGAGTTCTGGGACTGGCGCGAGAAGGACCTCGATGCTGTCGAAGCCGCGGCCGCCGACGCCGGCGTCGACATCGTCGGCTGCACGGCGGGCGGCGTCCTGACGGATCCCGACGCCACCGACGCCGCCGTCGGGACGATCCGCGAATCGATCGACACCGCGGCGTCGATCGGCTGTCCGACGCTCATCGTGACGACCGGTCCCGATCAGGCGGGACTGGATCGCGCGACGCAGCGGGAGAACATCGTCGACGTGCTCTCCGCCGTCGCGCCGGCTGCCGTGTCTGCCGGCGTGACGCTGGCCCTCGAACCGCTGAACACGGCCGTCGACCACCCCGGATACTATCTCTCGACCGCCGCCGAGGGGTTCGACATCGTCGATGCGGTCGGATCGTCGCACGTGAACCTCCTGTACGATGTCTACCATCAGCAGGTGACCGAGGGGAACGTCATCGCGACGCTCACCGAGAACGTCGAGGATGTCGGGCACGTCCACATCGCGGACGTTCCCGGCCGCGCGGAGCCCGGAACGGGCGAACTGAACTACGAGAACGTGCTGGCCGCGATCAACGACGCCGGCTACGAGGGCTACGTCGGCTGCGAGTTCTCGCCGACCGGTGACCCGGACGAGGCGGTCGCGGAGATCCTGAATCTGACGTAACCGCCGCCCAGTTCGTTCGCAGAGGTTGCAGTTGGTGTGGACTAATAGTGGATGGGGGCGTCGGGTTTACGCCCATATCCCTGTAATTCAGTCGATCGGTTCCGACCCCCATTTACTATTAGTTTACACAAATCGGTCGATTTTGCTAGGGGAGTTAAATCGTCTTGGACTGCAGTCTGCGGTCAGGAGCGCCTCGCAGGTCTCCTACTGCAATCGGACAAGCACGTCGACCGGAGAGCGGACGCGTACCCGGATACGCCGAACGCGTGCAGACAGTGTCCGTGATCCGTGCGTCAGCGCTGTCTCGATGTGATCTCGTCTCAGTCTGTCTGGGGCGGTTCGATGGGGGTGTCGCCGTCTGCGGTATTGGCGTCCAGCTCGCGGGGCAACTGCTCGCGCGCGAGTGCGGACGGGTCAGCGGCGGCGTCAAACGGATGGAAGTCGAACGAGAACGAGACCGGCTCGGGCTGAACGCGGTACTCCGGGAGCGGCTTGACCGGCGTCCCACCGACGCCGGAGACGGCGACGTCGGCGAACAGCGTCGTCCCGTCCTTCTCAACCAGTTCCTCGAGGCGACTCGCCGACGCGAGGTTCTCGTACTGGTCGAGTCGAACGTTAAGCGGCTGGTCGCCGGATACCACGACGCCGACATCCTCGCTCGTCACGCTGACCCAGCGCACGTCGGTCTTGTTACCGTTATCCGAGGGAACGCGGTACGGGACGAACTGGTCGTCAATCCCGCCGGCGTAGCGTCCGATCTCGCTGCCGGTCTTGCGGTCGGGGTAGGTTTCCTCGGGTCCGCGCCCGAACCACTCGATCGACGAGAACGACGCCGGAAGATCGAACTGGACGCCGAGTCTTGGCAGCCACGACTCGAGCGTATTTCGGAGCGTATCCGTGGGATCGACGTCGACTGTCGTCGTGACGGCGCCGTTCCCGAACACCTCGTGCCGGTAGCGCAGATCGAACAGCGCGTCGCCGTCGGGATTCAGGGCCACCGACTCGGCAATCAGGCGAACGGCCCCCGGAACTGGGCGTTTAACGGAGTAGTCGAGCAGTTCGTGCCGGAGGTCGTCCAGCCCGAGCGCCCGCCACTCCGAGGCGTTGTCGTACCCCCACTCGGTGTCGCTGTCGAGGTGCTGCTCGTTCGCCAGCGGGGCCCGAAACGCACCGAACAGTGGCCCGTCGATCGCTACGACGTCGCCGTCGTACTCGAACTCGCAGAACACCCCGCGATCCGCGTCGAAGCGGTACGCAAACCGATCGCCGCGGAGTTCGATCGTCGATCCGGTTTCCGAGACTGCGATCGGGGGCTGTTCCGCGGGGGATTCGGGTGAGGGCTCGGGCATATCGAAGGGCACCTCGAACTGCTCAAACCCGATCTCGTGGCCCGCTGTCGCCCAATCGGTATCCTCGGCAAGTTCGAGTCGGATCGTCAGATGACACACGGAGCCGACGTCCACGTCCGGGTGATTGAGCGGAACGATGACGCCCCGCTCGTGGCCCGGGGGAACGTCGAGGTCGAGCACGCCCGACTGTACGACGGCGCCGTCGACCGCGAGCTCCCAGGTCGCATCGAACGCGCTCAGGTTGGTGAAATCGTAGTGGTTCGTGACCGTGAGGATCCCCTCCTCGAGCGAAACGGCGTCGGCGGTGAACGGCTGCTGGGTCTTTTTCACCTGACGCAGTTCAGGCTGGGGTGTCAGGTCCGCGAACACCGTCCCGTCGAGCAGGAACGGATCGTCGTCGATCCACCACTCCTCGCCGTCGGCGACGGGGACGGCATCGCCGGCGAGCGTCTGGTTGCACCACTCCCAGATGAACCCGCCCTGGAGGCCGCTGATCTCCCGGATCAGCTCCCAGTACGCGTCCTGAAGCCCGAGACTGTTACAGAGCGCATGGCCGTACTCGCCCATCACGAGCGGCCGGTCGTCGACGGCGTCGTGCTGGACGAGCGTGTGCGGAACCGGATATCGTGGACCGGAGACATCGGTGAACGGCGCCGTTCCGGTCATGTTCTCGTGGTACTTGTCGTACGGCGCAGGGCCCGATCCCTGGTGGTAGACAAATCGGGTGCCGTCTCGATCGCGGGCGTACGACGCCATCTTCTCGTGGGGGGGGCCCTCGCCAGCCTCGTTGCTCGTACTCCAGGCGACGATTGACGCGAAGTTCTTGTGGTGTTCGACCATCCGCTCGAACCGCTGGAAGTACGAGTCGTGGAACGTCGGGGCCTTGTGGACGAAGTCCATGTCGAAGTGCGTCTCGACGTTCGCCTCGTCGACGACGTACATCCCCAGCTCGTCGGCGAGTTCGTAGATCTCGAGGTCGTTCGGGTAGTGAGAGGTTCGGACGGCGTTGATGTTGTTCCGCTTCAGCATGCGGAACTCCTCGAGGGAGCGCTCATACGGGACGGTTCGTCCCGTCTCGGGATCGTGCTCGTGGCGGTTCATTCCGCGGAACGTCACCGGTTCCCCGTTCACGAGTACCTGTCCGTCCTCGATCTCGAACTCCCGGAACCCGACCCGCTGTGGGATCGCTTCGCGGACCGTTCCGTCCGGCCCGCGCAGTTCCAGGACGAGATCATAGAGATTCGGATGTTCGGCCGACCACTGGGCCGGTCGCTCGACGGTCGTTTGCAGGCGTGTCTCGACGCCGTCGGCCAGGTCGACAGACTCGCGGAGCGTCGTCACCTCGTCTCCGGCGTCGTCGAACAGTCGCCCGATGAGCGTCCACCCGTCGTCGCGCTCGGCGTCAACGCGGGCCTCGTCGGCGGAGAGTTCGGCGTCCACGGTCAGTGTAGCGTCCTCGTAAGCGCCGTCGAACGACGTCCGGACGAAGTAGTCTCGGAGGTGCACCGCCGGCTTCGAGTAGAGGTAGACGCTCCGGAAGATCCCGCTGAACCGGATCATATCCTGTGTTTCGAGGTAGCTTCCGTCGGAGAAGCGGAACACCTGAACGGTGATCGTGTGCTCGCCGCCTGGATCGAGCTTCTCGGTCACGTCGAACTCCGAGGGCGTCATCGACCCCTGGTCGTAGCCGACGTACTCGCCGTCCATCCAGACGAAAAACGCGGACTTGACGCCCTCGAAGTGAAGATAGTTGCTGCGGGCGCCGTCCCAGTCGTCCGGGACGTCGACGGTGCGGCGATACGTCCCGACGGGGTTGAACTCCTCGGGAACGTTCGGCGGCTCGGGTTCGGTCTCGATCTCGGGAATCCGTTCCCACGTCAGGGCGTGGTTGCGGTAGATTGGTCTGTCATAGCCCTCGAGCTGCCAGACGCTCGGAACCGGGATCGAATCCCAGTTCGCGTCCGCGCCGAGCCGCTCGGGAACGTCGGACGGGGCCTCCGCCCAGCAGAACGACCATTCGCCGTTCAGAAGTTCGAAGTACTCCGACTCGCTCCATCTGGACTCCGGTTCCGACAGTCTGTTTCCGGCGTTCCGCGCCGCCGCCGTCGACGCGTACGGAACGGTCGGCGCATGCACGGCTTCGACGTTCTCCCCGAGCTGTGACGGATTTTCGATATAATCTGCTACCGCCGCAAGTTGGTCTGGCTTTCTGGACACGGGTACTCGTAGCATATCTACGGTCATCATATAAAAAAAGCGCGGTAGCTGACCGGGTTCGGGGTGCGGGCGCAAGCCGTGTCCGCACCGGGACTTCCGCTGCGATCGCTCTAGATCCACTAATAGTACATCCTGCAAAGTTCTTTTACAATAGTACCTATGTAATTTCTTGGGCGAGGCTCCGCGGGTTGTACACTATCAGTAAACACGGTGTTCGTGCGGGTGACGTGGTCGCCTTCTACAGTGCGCAAACATTTTGACGGCCTGCGTGGAAGCGACAGGTGCAGAACGCTACCGGACAGTTGATCCGACCGCCGTCGCCGAGACAAGACGACGCACCCGGCAGGGTGGACCGGTCGACGCGCCCGACAGAGCGATCGAACAGCGTCGCCGGGACGGTCGCCGCCGACGCGTCCGTAGGTCGGATCAGTCCGGCGAGAACGACGGTGATCAAGTGTACCCATGAGCGAAATCGTAGACTACGAACTGTTCGAAGTACCGCCACGCTGGGTGTTTCTGCGGATCGAGACAGCCGACGGCACCGTCGGCTGGGGAGAACCGGTGATCGAAGGGCGCTCCCGGACGGTACTGACGGCGGTGGAGGAACTGATGGACAACTACCTGCTGGGCGAAGATCCCCAGCGGATCGAGGACCACTGGCAGGCGATGTACCGCGGCGGGTTCTACCGCGGGGGTCCGATCCTGATGAGCGCGATTGCCGGCATCGACCAGGCGCTCTGGGACATCAAGGGCAAGCAGTACGGCGCCCCGATCCACGACCTGCTGGGCGGTGCAGCACGGGATCGCATCCGCGTCTACCAGTGGATCGGCGGCGACCGACCGTCCGACGTGGCCGAGCAGGCCCGGGAGCAGGTCGACGCCGGCTTCACCGCCCTGAAGATGAACGCGACGCCGGAGATCGAGCGGATCGATGATCCGGCGACCGTGACGGCCGCCGCGAATCGGCTGCAGCAGGTACGGGAGGCCGTCGGCGACGAGATTGACATCGGGGTCGACTTCCACGGGCGCGTCTCGAAGCCGATGGCGAAACGGCTCGTCGAGGCGCTCGAACCCCACGATCCGTTCTTCGTCGAGGAGCCCGTGCTGCCCGAGCACAACGACGCGCTGCCGGAGATCGCCCAGCACACGACGACGTCGATCGCGACCGGCGAGCGAATGTTCTCCCGCTGGGACTACAAGGAGCTGTTCGAGCAGGGCGTCGTTGACCTAATCCAGCCCGACCTCTCCCACGCCGGCG from Natronoarchaeum mannanilyticum harbors:
- a CDS encoding glycoside hydrolase family 2 TIM barrel-domain containing protein; the encoded protein is MHAPTVPYASTAAARNAGNRLSEPESRWSESEYFELLNGEWSFCWAEAPSDVPERLGADANWDSIPVPSVWQLEGYDRPIYRNHALTWERIPEIETEPEPPNVPEEFNPVGTYRRTVDVPDDWDGARSNYLHFEGVKSAFFVWMDGEYVGYDQGSMTPSEFDVTEKLDPGGEHTITVQVFRFSDGSYLETQDMIRFSGIFRSVYLYSKPAVHLRDYFVRTSFDGAYEDATLTVDAELSADEARVDAERDDGWTLIGRLFDDAGDEVTTLRESVDLADGVETRLQTTVERPAQWSAEHPNLYDLVLELRGPDGTVREAIPQRVGFREFEIEDGQVLVNGEPVTFRGMNRHEHDPETGRTVPYERSLEEFRMLKRNNINAVRTSHYPNDLEIYELADELGMYVVDEANVETHFDMDFVHKAPTFHDSYFQRFERMVEHHKNFASIVAWSTSNEAGEGPPHEKMASYARDRDGTRFVYHQGSGPAPYDKYHENMTGTAPFTDVSGPRYPVPHTLVQHDAVDDRPLVMGEYGHALCNSLGLQDAYWELIREISGLQGGFIWEWCNQTLAGDAVPVADGEEWWIDDDPFLLDGTVFADLTPQPELRQVKKTQQPFTADAVSLEEGILTVTNHYDFTNLSAFDATWELAVDGAVVQSGVLDLDVPPGHERGVIVPLNHPDVDVGSVCHLTIRLELAEDTDWATAGHEIGFEQFEVPFDMPEPSPESPAEQPPIAVSETGSTIELRGDRFAYRFDADRGVFCEFEYDGDVVAIDGPLFGAFRAPLANEQHLDSDTEWGYDNASEWRALGLDDLRHELLDYSVKRPVPGAVRLIAESVALNPDGDALFDLRYRHEVFGNGAVTTTVDVDPTDTLRNTLESWLPRLGVQFDLPASFSSIEWFGRGPEETYPDRKTGSEIGRYAGGIDDQFVPYRVPSDNGNKTDVRWVSVTSEDVGVVVSGDQPLNVRLDQYENLASASRLEELVEKDGTTLFADVAVSGVGGTPVKPLPEYRVQPEPVSFSFDFHPFDAAADPSALAREQLPRELDANTADGDTPIEPPQTD
- a CDS encoding hydroxypyruvate isomerase family protein — translated: MTDLSVCVEMVYDGPFPERIQRAANAGVDAIEFWDWREKDLDAVEAAAADAGVDIVGCTAGGVLTDPDATDAAVGTIRESIDTAASIGCPTLIVTTGPDQAGLDRATQRENIVDVLSAVAPAAVSAGVTLALEPLNTAVDHPGYYLSTAAEGFDIVDAVGSSHVNLLYDVYHQQVTEGNVIATLTENVEDVGHVHIADVPGRAEPGTGELNYENVLAAINDAGYEGYVGCEFSPTGDPDEAVAEILNLT
- the dgoD gene encoding galactonate dehydratase, whose amino-acid sequence is MSEIVDYELFEVPPRWVFLRIETADGTVGWGEPVIEGRSRTVLTAVEELMDNYLLGEDPQRIEDHWQAMYRGGFYRGGPILMSAIAGIDQALWDIKGKQYGAPIHDLLGGAARDRIRVYQWIGGDRPSDVAEQAREQVDAGFTALKMNATPEIERIDDPATVTAAANRLQQVREAVGDEIDIGVDFHGRVSKPMAKRLVEALEPHDPFFVEEPVLPEHNDALPEIAQHTTTSIATGERMFSRWDYKELFEQGVVDLIQPDLSHAGGITEVKKIAAMAEAYDVAMAPHCPLGPIALASCVQVDACSPNALIQEQSLNIHYNETTDVLDYLTDPSVFEYEEGYVSIPDDPGLGIDIDEEYVREQSQQDVDWTNPVWRHDDGSVAEW
- a CDS encoding Gfo/Idh/MocA family oxidoreductase, which produces MTYSVAVIGTGAEPDDPGGDGYAMAYHHGGGYEKHADCELVACADIVPENARAFAGEFGIRDDAIFEDYGEMLTAVEPDIVSVCVPPTLHAEIAIDCIKSGVVDAVHCEKPMADSYGGARRMTEAAADRGVQLTFNHQRRFSDAVRTAKDLLDSGEIGGLERVEFAAPVGLLDYGSHSFDLCNYFNDERSAEWVMGQIHYDEENVLFGTHNENQAIVHWEYENGVHGVGASDSTGTGGPAAGISCHNRLVGSDGVIEVGPESEDGDEDLPPLRIRRNGEDWKPIKTEDGLHGWEFIDRAVAENVRCLQRGETPELAAENALSATELIFGAWESSRRRGRVDLPLEIDGNPLREMIDTGELTPEPAGDD